CCCGGGGGACGGAGGAGGCTCGCTGATCGTGTACTGGAGCGATTCCCCCTACCCGTCCCTGTGGGCGATGCGCCCCAACGGGTCGGGCGTGAACCGCATCGTCCCCAACCACCAGAACGCGAAGCGCCCTGCGCTGTCTCCAGACCGGCGGTGGGTCGCCTTCGACGGCGCGCCCCCGGGAACGGCGCCCCTCACGCAGTTCCACCCGCCCGGCTCCGCGACGAGGTCGACCTGGACGAGCTGTCCGGCCATCTCGTCGCCGTCGTCCAGGAGACCATGCAGCCGGCGCAGGCGTCCCTATGGCTGCGATCGGCGGGGGCACAGCAATGACGGACCGAGCGTCGGTCGTAACCGGGCTCCGTCCTCGCCGCGTCGGAGGGGCGTAGTCTGAGGGAGGACCCTGGAGACCGGGGCCCGTTTCGGCGGCGCGGGAGGAAGCTCGTGGTCTGGCCGCATCCCGTGTCCGAGGCCAGGCCCCTGTACCCGAGGCCGCTTCCTCCGGGCGGCGCCGGACTCGGGTTACCTCAGTTCACCTAGAGGGAGGGAAGAGCATGGCGAAGATCGTTTGCGTCCTCTACGACGACCCAGTCGACGGATACCCGAGTTCCTACGCACGGGACGACATCCCAACGCTCGAACGCTATCCCGATGGTCAAACCCTGCCCACGCCGCGTGGTGTCGACTTCAACCCGGGCGAGCTCCTGGGCAGCGTTTCCGGAGAGCTCGGCCTGCGCCGATTCTTGGAAGAGCAGGGTCATACGCTGATCGTTACCTCGGACAAGGACGGCGCCGACTCCGTGTTCGAACGCGAGCTGGTAGACGCCGACATCGTCATCTCTCAGCCGTTTTGGCCCGCGTACCTGACG
This Actinomycetota bacterium DNA region includes the following protein-coding sequences:
- a CDS encoding NAD-dependent formate dehydrogenase, with translation MAKIVCVLYDDPVDGYPSSYARDDIPTLERYPDGQTLPTPRGVDFNPGELLGSVSGELGLRRFLEEQGHTLIVTSDKDGADSVFERELVDADIVISQPFWPAYLTAERIAKAPKLKLAITAGIGSDHVDLQAAIDHGITVTEVTYCNSISVAEHVVMMILSLVRNYIPSYQWVMKDGWNIADCVSRSYDLEGMTVGTVAAGRIGSAVLR